A single region of the Streptomyces sp. NBC_00236 genome encodes:
- a CDS encoding response regulator transcription factor, translating to MSTPVRIVLADDERMVRTALRVILDAEPGLEVVGEASTGAEAVSVVRELRPDVVLMDVRMPEVDGIRATEQILATLDPAPRIVVVTTFENDAYVYEALRVGAAGFLLKRAAAEDLVQAVRLVARSDSLLFPAAVRGLAAAYGKRQPAAAPPWAARLTDREADVLRLMASGLTNAEIAGRLRVGPATAKSHVAAVLAKTGTRDRTQAVIAAYESGFITPR from the coding sequence ATGAGCACACCGGTCCGGATCGTCCTCGCCGACGACGAGCGCATGGTCCGCACCGCCCTGCGGGTCATCCTGGACGCGGAGCCCGGCCTGGAGGTCGTGGGCGAGGCGTCGACGGGCGCCGAGGCCGTCTCCGTGGTGCGCGAACTGCGCCCCGACGTGGTGCTGATGGATGTGCGGATGCCGGAGGTCGACGGGATCCGGGCGACGGAACAGATCCTGGCCACGCTCGACCCCGCCCCACGCATCGTCGTCGTGACCACCTTCGAGAACGACGCCTACGTGTACGAGGCGCTGCGCGTCGGAGCGGCGGGCTTCCTGCTCAAGCGGGCGGCTGCCGAGGACCTGGTGCAGGCGGTACGGCTGGTCGCCCGCAGCGACTCGCTGCTCTTCCCCGCCGCGGTACGGGGCCTGGCCGCCGCGTACGGCAAGCGGCAGCCGGCCGCCGCGCCACCGTGGGCGGCCAGGCTCACCGACCGGGAGGCGGACGTACTGCGGCTGATGGCGAGCGGGCTCACCAACGCGGAGATCGCCGGCCGGCTGCGGGTGGGCCCGGCGACGGCGAAGAGCCATGTGGCGGCCGTCCTCGCGAAGACCGGCACCCGGGACCGCACCCAGGCGGTCATCGCGGCGTACGAGTCCGGGTTCATCACGCCCCGCTGA
- a CDS encoding peptidoglycan D,D-transpeptidase FtsI family protein, with the protein MNKTIRRASVFSLLLVLALLGRATWVQAYQARALAEDDHNRRNVIAQYAQPLGDIIVSGSPVTGSKRTEGGDLAYKRTYEDGDLYAAVTGYGSQAYGSTQLEGIYSHVLDGTDTRLKNPLDALTGKRSAPGNVLTTIDPAVQKAAAEALGDDKGAAVAIDPRSGQILGMVSSPSYDPSTISGTTDGDAWQKLLADPDKPLVNRALRQPLAPGSTFKLVVAAAALEDGLYGSVDEPTKSPVPYTLPGTSTPLRNESATAPCENATLRVALQYSCNNVFGKVAADLGQDKVRAMAEKFGFNTEKLDVPVRASKSVYPSGMDKAQTALSGIGQFEVTATPLQIAMVSAALANDGELAAPHMVSKVTDADGGTLEDFEDGDMKRIVSSSTAEQLRSAMVTVVEEGTGTNARIDGAEVGGKTGTAENGVDNSNTPYAWFTSYAKDDGNGQEVAVAVIVEDSGSAASEVSGNGLAAPIAQKMMKAALQR; encoded by the coding sequence ATGAACAAGACGATCAGGCGCGCCTCGGTCTTCAGCCTGCTGCTGGTCCTCGCCCTCCTGGGGCGGGCGACCTGGGTGCAGGCGTACCAGGCCCGGGCGCTCGCAGAAGACGACCACAACCGGCGGAACGTCATCGCGCAGTACGCGCAGCCGCTCGGCGACATCATCGTGTCCGGCTCCCCGGTCACCGGATCGAAGAGGACGGAGGGCGGCGATCTCGCGTACAAGCGCACCTACGAGGACGGTGACCTCTACGCGGCCGTCACCGGTTACGGCTCGCAGGCCTACGGCTCCACCCAGCTCGAAGGGATCTACAGCCATGTGCTGGACGGCACCGACACCCGGCTGAAGAACCCGCTGGACGCGCTGACCGGCAAGCGGAGCGCACCGGGCAACGTGCTGACCACGATCGACCCGGCGGTGCAGAAGGCGGCGGCCGAGGCGCTCGGCGACGACAAGGGCGCGGCGGTCGCGATCGACCCGAGGAGCGGGCAGATCCTCGGGATGGTCTCCTCCCCGTCCTACGACCCGTCCACCATCAGCGGGACGACGGACGGCGACGCCTGGCAGAAACTGCTCGCCGACCCGGACAAGCCGCTGGTCAACCGCGCGCTGCGGCAGCCGCTGGCGCCGGGTTCGACGTTCAAGCTGGTGGTGGCCGCGGCCGCGCTGGAGGACGGGCTGTACGGCTCGGTCGACGAGCCCACGAAGAGCCCCGTCCCGTACACGCTGCCCGGGACCAGCACCCCCCTCAGGAACGAGAGCGCCACCGCCCCCTGCGAGAACGCGACGCTGCGCGTGGCCCTCCAGTACTCCTGCAACAACGTCTTCGGCAAGGTCGCCGCCGATCTCGGCCAGGACAAGGTGCGGGCGATGGCGGAGAAGTTCGGTTTCAACACCGAGAAGCTGGACGTGCCCGTACGGGCCTCGAAGAGCGTCTACCCCTCCGGGATGGACAAGGCGCAGACGGCGCTGAGCGGCATCGGCCAGTTCGAGGTCACCGCGACGCCGCTCCAGATCGCCATGGTCTCCGCGGCCCTCGCCAACGACGGCGAGCTGGCCGCACCGCACATGGTCTCCAAGGTCACGGACGCGGACGGCGGCACGCTGGAGGACTTCGAGGACGGTGACATGAAGCGGATCGTGTCCTCGTCCACGGCCGAACAGCTGCGCAGCGCGATGGTGACCGTCGTGGAGGAGGGCACCGGCACCAACGCCCGGATCGACGGGGCCGAGGTGGGCGGCAAGACGGGCACCGCGGAGAACGGGGTGGACAACAGCAACACCCCGTACGCGTGGTTCACCTCGTACGCGAAGGACGACGGCAACGGCCAGGAGGTCGCGGTCGCCGTGATCGTGGAGGACTCGGGTTCGGCGGCTTCGGAGGTCAGCGGCAACGGCCTCGCGGCCCCCATCGCCCAGAAGATGATGAAAGCCGCGTTGCAGCGGTAA
- a CDS encoding SigE family RNA polymerase sigma factor: protein MGTSIDHADAAAAEFHEFFEAHYAELARLAHLLTGEADAADDLAADALLALWHRWDRVRDADHPVAYARGVVANMARTRIRSAVRERRRIALFWAPRGGGDAVDDPDVSAVVDVQGALRRLPFRKRACVVLRHAFDLSERDTSLVLGISVGTVKSQTSRAVAELQRLLGPETPAAASHVQAAVAAQRSGGDR, encoded by the coding sequence GTGGGCACATCCATCGACCACGCCGATGCCGCTGCCGCCGAGTTCCATGAGTTCTTCGAGGCCCATTACGCCGAACTCGCGCGGCTGGCCCATCTGCTGACCGGCGAGGCCGACGCCGCCGACGACCTGGCGGCCGACGCCCTGCTGGCGCTCTGGCACCGCTGGGACCGGGTCAGGGACGCCGACCATCCGGTGGCGTACGCGCGTGGCGTCGTGGCCAACATGGCGCGGACCCGGATCCGCAGCGCGGTGCGCGAGCGACGGCGGATCGCGCTGTTCTGGGCCCCGCGCGGCGGCGGGGACGCGGTCGACGATCCGGACGTGTCGGCGGTCGTCGACGTCCAGGGGGCCCTGCGCAGGCTGCCGTTCCGCAAGCGCGCGTGTGTGGTGCTGCGGCATGCCTTCGACCTCTCGGAGCGCGACACCTCGCTGGTGCTCGGGATCTCGGTGGGTACGGTGAAGAGCCAGACCTCGCGGGCCGTCGCGGAACTGCAGCGGCTGCTGGGTCCGGAGACGCCCGCCGCCGCCTCGCACGTCCAGGCGGCCGTGGCGGCGCAGCGCAGCGGAGGAGACCGGTGA
- a CDS encoding pectate lyase, translating to MKNRAAPHGSHARRTGRRRMIAASTTALALTGAALTTGLLVQSAGAAPTAAAAAAWPTPSGSKAVSATIKVSGTYDGGLKRFYGSGDLGDGGQDEGQDPIFELADGAVLKNVVVGSPAADGIHCKGSCTIQNVWWEDVGEDAASFKGTSSGATYKVTGGGARKADDKVFQFNGAGTLSISGFQVSDFGKLVRSCGNCSKQYKRTISVSGIDVTAPGKALVGINTNYGDTATLRSVRIHGDSSKKIKPCVRYTGNDDGDEPTETGSGPDGTYCKYSSSDISYD from the coding sequence ATGAAGAATCGAGCCGCACCGCACGGCAGCCACGCCCGGCGCACCGGCCGCCGCCGCATGATCGCCGCTTCGACCACCGCGCTGGCGCTCACCGGCGCCGCGCTCACCACCGGCCTGCTGGTCCAGTCGGCCGGCGCGGCCCCCACCGCCGCCGCGGCCGCCGCATGGCCGACGCCCTCGGGTTCGAAGGCCGTCTCGGCAACCATCAAGGTCTCGGGGACGTACGACGGCGGGCTGAAGCGCTTCTACGGAAGCGGGGACCTGGGCGACGGCGGGCAGGACGAGGGCCAGGACCCGATCTTCGAACTGGCCGACGGGGCCGTCCTGAAGAACGTGGTCGTCGGCTCGCCGGCCGCCGACGGCATCCACTGCAAGGGCAGCTGCACGATCCAGAACGTGTGGTGGGAGGACGTCGGCGAGGACGCGGCGTCCTTCAAGGGCACCTCGTCGGGTGCCACGTACAAGGTGACCGGCGGCGGTGCCAGGAAGGCCGACGACAAGGTCTTCCAGTTCAACGGCGCGGGCACGCTGAGCATCAGCGGCTTCCAGGTCTCGGACTTCGGCAAGCTCGTCCGGTCGTGCGGCAACTGCTCCAAGCAGTACAAGCGGACGATCTCGGTCAGCGGCATCGACGTGACGGCGCCGGGCAAGGCGCTGGTCGGGATCAACACCAACTACGGCGACACCGCGACGCTGAGGTCGGTCCGGATCCACGGCGACAGCAGCAAGAAGATCAAGCCGTGCGTGCGCTACACGGGCAACGACGACGGTGACGAGCCGACCGAGACCGGCAGCGGGCCGGACGGCACGTACTGCAAGTACAGCAGTTCGGACATCAGTTACGACTGA